From one Wenzhouxiangella sp. XN201 genomic stretch:
- a CDS encoding TonB-dependent receptor yields MGRLNLRRTALATSIAFALHAGTAFAQDAEQEQGADQQAETNEEEDQRRESDASRELETLTVTGYKASIVRAMDRKRNAIGFVDAVTAEDMGKFPDQNLAESLQRIPGVSIDRSNNEGSRITVRGFGPDFNLVTLNGRSMPTAGGRSFDFADLSTTGISAVEIYKSPRAEVPTGGIGSTVNILTPRPLDRPGMQAVLSGKAVHETSSSDADVGDLDEWTPELAGLYSNTFANDTIGILISGSFQRRDNREENASVDNWGPNLQLNGGNINDNNQREDGTWWHPQNVGYGWGDISRERINGQAVLQFRPSDRLTMSLDYTYSEVDFERDANSVGIWFECPNIDATVNERGSVTEVAQACGDFSTNISKDHTIKENNSLGFNAEWAVTDALEFTFDAHSSSSQLRGGGINGEPGSSLNLIIGNTSCDWCGFDPNAGPFTATINEQRAFFTGSGIPRFDVDFRSTGPDGGPQDGLLRQDIGSLFGQAFNLDLENDIDQYQLGGSWLNKQDGALAHIDFGFSRTEQDFDQRNAYSGLLPAGFWLTSAQHWPDDQWQEGSFDGLLDAFSNGGNFSYDHYYTAPVGYLIDMWETIGADNFPCCYWPDAAFWGPDFQDPSGDRGRFWPGPLGNSGVSKVEETVNAFYTQATFEDTFNGMPWNAVVGLRYEETETVSFGQEVPATAIVWVGGNEFSYEFANEPELRRGEGSNDFWLPNVAFNLEVVPDVIARFAYSRTIARPPIGALGPNREFVGNPTVRNRRVNTGNPDLLPYVSDNFDLGVEWYYAPGSYLSFNHFRKRVDNFLVSTTEERTFEGLLDPYIGALAEQARAELVDEGISPTDQEVFRRINEIRGVDPTTPIRAQDGDPLAVFSVTTTSNQEVGNVWGYEIAVQHLFGDSGFGVQANATIVNGDVEADREILNQSFALPGLSDTANLIGFYENQTWSARVAWNWRDEFLSGFDQFGAPVYTEEFAPVDVNLTYKFNDNLDFFVEALNVTDEVQRVYVRYPEQFLRGNQYGTRFNLGARYQF; encoded by the coding sequence ATGGGACGACTGAATCTACGCCGAACCGCACTGGCGACCAGTATTGCGTTTGCGCTGCATGCCGGCACCGCGTTTGCACAGGACGCTGAGCAGGAGCAAGGCGCGGACCAGCAGGCCGAAACCAACGAGGAAGAGGATCAGCGCCGGGAATCGGATGCATCTCGCGAGCTGGAGACGCTGACTGTAACTGGCTACAAGGCCAGCATCGTGCGCGCCATGGACCGCAAGCGGAACGCCATCGGCTTCGTCGACGCGGTGACCGCCGAAGACATGGGCAAATTCCCCGACCAGAACCTGGCTGAATCCCTGCAACGGATTCCCGGTGTTTCGATCGACCGCAGCAATAACGAGGGCTCCCGGATCACCGTTCGCGGCTTCGGCCCCGATTTCAACCTGGTTACGCTCAACGGTCGGTCCATGCCCACAGCCGGTGGACGTTCCTTCGACTTCGCCGACCTGTCGACGACGGGCATCAGCGCGGTTGAAATCTACAAGTCTCCTCGTGCCGAAGTGCCCACCGGCGGCATCGGCTCGACGGTCAATATCCTGACGCCTCGACCGCTGGATCGCCCGGGTATGCAGGCCGTGCTCAGTGGCAAGGCGGTGCATGAGACTTCTTCGTCGGACGCCGATGTTGGCGACCTCGACGAGTGGACGCCCGAACTTGCAGGTTTGTACTCGAATACCTTCGCCAACGACACGATCGGCATCCTGATCAGCGGTTCGTTCCAGCGGCGGGACAATCGGGAAGAGAACGCTTCGGTCGATAACTGGGGCCCGAATCTTCAGCTCAACGGCGGCAACATCAACGACAATAATCAGCGGGAAGACGGCACCTGGTGGCATCCGCAGAACGTGGGCTACGGCTGGGGAGACATCTCGCGCGAGCGCATCAATGGCCAGGCTGTCCTGCAGTTCCGCCCGTCGGATCGTCTGACCATGTCGCTCGACTATACCTACTCGGAAGTGGATTTCGAGAGAGATGCCAACAGCGTGGGCATCTGGTTCGAGTGCCCCAACATCGACGCGACGGTCAACGAGCGCGGCTCGGTCACCGAGGTCGCCCAGGCCTGTGGCGACTTTTCGACCAATATCTCCAAGGACCACACGATCAAGGAGAACAATTCCCTGGGATTCAATGCCGAGTGGGCCGTGACGGATGCGCTGGAGTTCACCTTTGACGCGCATTCCTCGTCCTCCCAGTTGCGCGGTGGCGGCATCAACGGCGAGCCGGGCAGCTCGCTCAACCTGATTATCGGCAACACTTCCTGCGATTGGTGCGGCTTCGATCCCAATGCCGGACCTTTCACGGCCACGATCAATGAGCAGCGCGCCTTCTTTACTGGCAGCGGAATTCCGCGCTTTGACGTCGACTTCCGCAGCACCGGTCCGGATGGCGGCCCGCAGGACGGCCTGCTGCGACAGGACATCGGCTCGCTGTTCGGTCAGGCTTTCAATCTGGACCTCGAAAACGATATCGACCAGTACCAGTTGGGCGGCAGCTGGCTCAACAAGCAGGACGGGGCCCTGGCCCACATCGATTTCGGTTTTTCACGCACCGAGCAGGATTTCGATCAACGCAACGCCTACTCGGGCTTGCTGCCGGCCGGCTTCTGGCTGACTTCTGCACAGCACTGGCCGGACGATCAGTGGCAGGAAGGCAGTTTCGACGGCTTGCTTGATGCCTTCTCCAACGGTGGAAACTTCTCCTACGATCACTACTACACCGCGCCGGTGGGCTACCTCATCGACATGTGGGAAACGATCGGCGCCGACAACTTCCCCTGCTGCTACTGGCCCGATGCCGCGTTCTGGGGGCCGGACTTCCAGGACCCTTCGGGTGATCGGGGTCGATTCTGGCCCGGGCCTCTGGGCAACTCGGGTGTTTCCAAAGTGGAAGAGACGGTCAACGCCTTCTATACCCAGGCCACCTTCGAGGATACGTTCAACGGCATGCCGTGGAATGCAGTTGTCGGTCTCCGTTATGAGGAAACCGAGACCGTCTCCTTCGGTCAGGAAGTGCCGGCGACGGCAATCGTGTGGGTCGGCGGCAACGAATTCAGCTATGAATTTGCGAACGAGCCTGAGTTGAGACGCGGCGAAGGCAGTAACGATTTCTGGCTGCCGAACGTTGCTTTCAATCTCGAGGTCGTGCCGGATGTCATTGCGCGATTCGCCTATTCACGCACCATTGCGCGACCACCAATTGGTGCGCTCGGTCCCAACCGGGAGTTCGTCGGCAATCCCACTGTCCGTAACCGCCGCGTGAATACCGGCAATCCGGACCTGCTGCCCTATGTATCCGACAACTTCGATCTGGGTGTCGAGTGGTACTACGCACCGGGCAGCTACCTGTCGTTTAACCACTTCCGCAAGCGGGTCGACAACTTCCTGGTTTCGACCACCGAGGAACGCACGTTCGAAGGCCTGCTTGACCCCTACATCGGGGCTCTGGCCGAACAGGCTCGCGCCGAACTGGTCGATGAGGGCATCAGCCCGACCGACCAGGAGGTCTTCCGCCGAATCAATGAAATCCGTGGTGTGGATCCGACGACGCCGATCCGCGCGCAGGACGGCGATCCACTGGCCGTATTCAGCGTCACGACGACGAGCAACCAGGAAGTCGGCAACGTCTGGGGATACGAGATCGCGGTGCAGCATCTCTTCGGTGACAGCGGCTTTGGTGTCCAGGCCAACGCCACGATCGTCAACGGCGACGTGGAAGCGGACCGGGAAATCCTCAACCAGAGCTTTGCGCTACCGGGGCTGAGCGATACGGCCAATCTTATCGGGTTCTACGAGAACCAGACCTGGTCGGCTCGGGTGGCCTGGAACTGGCGCGACGAGTTCCTGAGCGGCTTCGATCAGTTCGGTGCCCCGGTCTATACCGAGGAATTTGCGCCGGTCGACGTCAACCTGACCTACAAGTTCAACGACAATCTGGACTTCTTCGTCGAAGCGCTCAATGTAACCGATGAGGTACAACGCGTTTACGTTCGGTACCCGGAGCAATTCCTGCGAGGCAACCAGTACGGGACCCGTTTCAATCTCGGTGCTCGATACCAGTTCTGA
- a CDS encoding tryptophan halogenase family protein: MRDVVVVGGGTAGWITAGLIAAKHATGTGRGVRVTLVESPQVGTIGVGEGTWPTMRSTLRQLGIRESTFLAECTATFKQGTRFVGWVDGSGNDAYYHPFTAPAGFPRTDLASAWWHQRGRLSFADAVSSQGMVCDRRLAPKQAQTPEYAGVLNYAYHLDAGRFAALLTRHCTQKLGVRHIQDHVQGLVSTSDGDIAALETVDQGRIEGDLFVDCTGMRAMLLGDHYGVPLIDQSDVLFNDTALAIQVPYADESGPIESQTISTARSAGWIWDIGLTRRRGVGYVYSSRHSNDEDAQAVLARYLADTDVPGDPEAAPRKISFTPGYREHFWHRNCVAVGMASGFIEPLEASALVMVELSARMIAEELPANRQLMDIVARRFNEKFRYRWARIIDFLKLHYVLSRRDDSDYWRDNRSAGTIPDHLGELLELWRYRPPGPSDFPHFDEIFSAASYQYVLFGMGFEPADYSGSLDALSEQETQRLFDDNLRSANQHLEKLPSNRALLNQIAEFGLPAAS; this comes from the coding sequence ATGCGAGACGTCGTAGTGGTCGGCGGCGGAACAGCAGGCTGGATCACGGCCGGCCTGATCGCTGCGAAGCACGCCACTGGAACGGGTCGGGGCGTTCGCGTAACCCTGGTGGAGTCACCGCAAGTCGGTACCATCGGGGTGGGAGAAGGCACCTGGCCGACCATGCGCAGCACGCTGCGGCAGCTCGGCATTCGGGAATCGACTTTTCTGGCCGAGTGCACGGCAACGTTCAAGCAGGGTACGCGCTTTGTTGGCTGGGTAGACGGTTCTGGTAACGATGCCTACTACCATCCGTTCACGGCTCCCGCCGGTTTTCCCCGCACCGACCTGGCTTCTGCCTGGTGGCACCAGCGCGGGCGCCTGTCCTTCGCCGACGCCGTCAGTTCCCAGGGCATGGTGTGTGATCGTAGGCTCGCGCCCAAGCAGGCTCAGACGCCGGAATATGCCGGTGTGCTCAACTACGCCTATCATCTCGATGCAGGCCGGTTCGCAGCCCTGTTGACCCGGCATTGCACGCAAAAGCTGGGCGTACGTCACATTCAGGATCATGTCCAGGGGCTGGTCAGCACATCCGACGGCGACATCGCTGCGCTGGAGACGGTGGATCAAGGCCGCATCGAAGGCGACCTTTTCGTCGATTGCACGGGCATGCGCGCCATGCTTCTCGGAGATCATTACGGCGTGCCACTGATCGATCAGTCCGACGTCCTGTTCAACGACACGGCCCTGGCCATCCAGGTGCCGTACGCCGACGAATCCGGGCCGATCGAGTCGCAAACCATTTCTACGGCCCGCTCGGCCGGCTGGATCTGGGATATCGGCCTGACCCGGCGCCGCGGCGTTGGCTATGTCTACTCCAGCCGCCACAGCAATGATGAAGATGCACAAGCCGTCCTTGCCCGCTATCTGGCCGACACCGATGTGCCGGGCGATCCGGAAGCGGCGCCGAGAAAGATTTCTTTCACGCCGGGTTACCGTGAACATTTCTGGCACCGCAACTGCGTTGCGGTCGGCATGGCCTCGGGCTTTATCGAGCCGCTCGAAGCCAGCGCCCTGGTCATGGTGGAGTTGTCGGCCCGCATGATCGCCGAGGAGCTGCCGGCCAACAGGCAGCTGATGGACATCGTCGCGCGGCGATTCAACGAGAAATTCCGCTATCGATGGGCGCGCATCATCGATTTCCTCAAGTTGCACTATGTATTGAGCCGAAGAGACGACAGCGACTACTGGCGCGACAACCGTTCGGCCGGGACGATTCCCGACCACCTCGGTGAATTGCTCGAACTGTGGCGCTATCGTCCGCCCGGTCCGTCCGATTTTCCGCATTTCGACGAGATATTTTCGGCCGCGAGCTACCAGTACGTGCTGTTCGGGATGGGATTCGAGCCCGCGGACTACTCCGGCTCGCTCGATGCCCTTAGCGAGCAGGAAACTCAACGCTTGTTCGACGATAATCTTCGGTCTGCCAACCAGCACCTCGAGAAGCTGCCCTCAAACCGGGCGCTTTTGAACCAGATTGCCGAATTCGGCCTGCCGGCGGCGAGCTGA